The Paracoccus sediminicola genome has a segment encoding these proteins:
- a CDS encoding LacI family DNA-binding transcriptional regulator — translation MKPRSRPGNYRGSGKGVVTMTTVGRMAGVSQVTVSRALSDPSKVSPDTLRRIHEAIEATGYVPNAVAGALASRKSNLVTALVPSITNIVYSSLLHGFADLMRQHGYQLMTSEIGFDLAQEQEVIATHLARRPDGMLLTGIHHSPDARRMLIAAGIPVVEVWDITETPIDCCVGFSHAEVGRFAAEFAQEAGYARAATVTAGDVRAMRRRDAFIQRFAAMGGPAPCRFDYPAGTATLGQGRAALADLIDRQGFMAGVVFCSSDQYAHGILTEAMARGLRVPEDIAVIGFGDQVFAESTHPAMTTIRVDRDALGKAAASALLERFGNGQAGPATIDVGFRLVRRQSA, via the coding sequence ATGAAACCGCGAAGCAGACCCGGCAATTACCGCGGAAGCGGCAAGGGTGTGGTCACCATGACCACCGTGGGCCGCATGGCCGGGGTGTCGCAGGTCACCGTCTCGCGGGCGCTGTCCGATCCGTCGAAAGTGTCGCCCGACACGCTGCGCCGGATTCACGAGGCGATCGAGGCCACCGGCTATGTCCCGAATGCCGTCGCCGGAGCGCTCGCCTCGCGCAAGAGCAACCTTGTCACGGCGCTGGTGCCGTCGATTACCAATATCGTCTATTCAAGCCTGCTGCACGGTTTCGCCGATCTGATGCGGCAGCATGGCTATCAGCTGATGACCTCGGAGATCGGTTTCGATCTCGCGCAGGAGCAAGAGGTCATCGCCACGCATCTCGCCCGCCGCCCGGACGGCATGCTGTTGACCGGCATCCATCACAGCCCCGATGCGCGGCGCATGCTGATCGCCGCCGGCATCCCCGTCGTCGAGGTCTGGGACATCACCGAGACCCCGATCGATTGCTGCGTCGGGTTTTCTCATGCCGAGGTCGGACGCTTCGCGGCGGAATTTGCGCAGGAAGCGGGTTATGCGCGCGCCGCGACCGTCACTGCCGGAGATGTGCGGGCCATGCGGCGTCGCGATGCGTTCATCCAGCGCTTTGCCGCGATGGGCGGACCGGCGCCCTGCCGTTTCGACTACCCCGCCGGCACCGCGACACTGGGACAAGGCCGCGCCGCGCTTGCCGATCTGATTGACCGGCAGGGCTTCATGGCGGGCGTGGTGTTTTGCAGCTCGGACCAATATGCGCATGGCATCCTGACCGAGGCGATGGCGCGCGGGCTTCGCGTGCCCGAAGATATCGCGGTGATCGGTTTCGGCGATCAGGTCTTCGCCGAGAGCACCCATCCGGCCATGACCACGATCCGCGTGGATCGGGACGCGCTTGGCAAGGCGGCGGCGAGCGCTCTGCTTGAACGGTTCGGCAACGGTCAGGCCGGGCCAGCGACGATAGATGTCGGGTTCCGCCTGGTGCGCCGGCAGTCAGCCTGA
- a CDS encoding FadR/GntR family transcriptional regulator encodes MNSPPALPDIGVSAAPLRKRRLADEIYAQILLQLSTGQYKVGDRLPTEKDLSASFDVSRPVVREALQHLTNDGLIDARRGSGTFVRRLPPHEMAHYTDGARIAQYMRAYEVRRGLEVEAARLAALRIDQTHRRRIEHALIAMEETMRGGESGLEADFQFHLEIARATGNDLFEKQLLFLRPDMMGTMRIALSITGKRSKYRREKVLQEHRDICSAISAGDAEMAKLYMGYHLTSVRNRIIDEGR; translated from the coding sequence ATGAACTCCCCGCCCGCACTCCCCGACATCGGCGTTTCCGCCGCCCCGCTGCGCAAGCGCCGCCTCGCGGATGAGATCTATGCCCAGATCCTGCTTCAGCTCTCGACCGGGCAATACAAGGTCGGCGACCGGCTGCCGACGGAAAAGGATCTCTCGGCCAGCTTCGACGTGTCCCGCCCCGTCGTGCGCGAGGCATTGCAGCATCTGACCAATGATGGGCTAATCGACGCGCGCCGCGGCTCTGGCACCTTCGTGCGCCGCCTGCCCCCGCATGAAATGGCGCATTATACCGATGGCGCCCGCATCGCGCAGTATATGCGCGCCTATGAGGTGCGGCGCGGGCTAGAGGTCGAGGCCGCGCGCCTGGCAGCGCTGCGCATCGACCAGACCCATCGCCGGCGCATCGAGCATGCGCTCATCGCGATGGAGGAAACCATGCGCGGTGGAGAAAGCGGGCTCGAGGCGGATTTCCAGTTCCACCTGGAGATTGCGCGGGCGACGGGTAACGACCTTTTCGAAAAGCAGCTGCTGTTCCTGCGCCCCGACATGATGGGCACGATGCGCATCGCGCTGAGCATCACCGGCAAACGCTCGAAATACCGACGCGAGAAAGTGTTGCAGGAGCATCGCGATATTTGCAGCGCAATCAGCGCGGGGGACGCAGAAATGGCCAAGCTGTATATGGGTTATCACCTCACCAGCGTTCGGAACCGTATCATCGACGAGGGACGATGA
- a CDS encoding tripartite tricarboxylate transporter permease, with product MAVFEFISPIYVFLIFAGTLVGIIFGAIPGMTATMAVAVCLPLTYSLGLDNGLALLLGLYVGGISGGLVPAILLGIPGTPSSITTTFDGYPMARKGEGEKALRIGVVASFVGGIVSLLALFFFAPALAEFAIAFSYVEKFLIILFALTVMAALSENMLLGIFSGFLGIFISLIGVYDVTDGGNGQYRLIPPGTEYWLEYGFSLLPVLIGLFGLATILEGAEQGMPRGQSLDDIKVGEHSRFSLSVFKGQIVNLLRSSGIGTFVGILPGVGGSAASILSYTATKTASKEPDSFGKGNPAGIMASEAGNNGLTGGAMVPLLSLGIPGDATTALLIGAFTLQGVQVGPLFIGNNPMTWDSMIVAMLIANIFMFAIMYFAIRWLAMVVAVPKHILFPVILMMCVIGAYTINYGIMFDVWTLLIFGIFGWLMVKLRLEVAPFIIGFILGPSAEIYFVKSLESFGTLGIFFTKSWIAMLLWVLIAGSVIGSALLARRKSRERAAAAAARG from the coding sequence ATGGCCGTTTTCGAATTCATCTCGCCGATATATGTGTTCCTGATCTTCGCGGGCACTCTGGTCGGCATCATCTTCGGCGCCATCCCCGGCATGACAGCCACCATGGCGGTCGCGGTGTGCCTGCCGCTGACCTATTCGCTTGGCCTCGATAACGGGCTGGCGCTGCTGTTGGGGCTGTATGTCGGGGGGATCTCGGGCGGGCTGGTCCCGGCAATCCTTCTGGGCATTCCCGGCACGCCCTCCTCGATCACCACCACCTTCGACGGCTATCCGATGGCGCGGAAAGGCGAGGGTGAAAAGGCCCTGCGCATCGGCGTCGTCGCCTCTTTCGTGGGCGGGATCGTGTCGCTGCTGGCGCTGTTCTTCTTTGCTCCGGCACTGGCCGAGTTCGCCATCGCGTTCTCCTATGTCGAGAAATTCCTCATCATCCTTTTCGCGCTGACCGTCATGGCGGCGCTGTCCGAGAATATGTTGCTGGGGATCTTTTCCGGTTTCCTCGGCATCTTCATCAGCCTGATCGGCGTCTATGACGTGACTGATGGCGGCAATGGGCAATATCGCTTGATCCCGCCGGGGACCGAATATTGGCTGGAATATGGGTTCTCGCTGCTGCCCGTTCTGATCGGGCTGTTCGGTCTGGCCACGATCCTGGAGGGCGCCGAACAGGGCATGCCACGGGGGCAAAGCCTCGACGATATCAAGGTGGGCGAGCATTCCCGCTTTTCACTGTCGGTCTTCAAGGGGCAGATCGTGAACCTGCTGCGTTCCTCCGGCATCGGGACCTTCGTCGGCATCCTGCCCGGCGTCGGCGGCTCGGCCGCGTCGATCCTGTCTTACACCGCGACAAAGACCGCCTCGAAAGAACCGGACAGTTTCGGCAAGGGCAATCCGGCCGGGATCATGGCCTCGGAAGCAGGCAATAACGGGCTGACCGGAGGCGCGATGGTGCCGCTGCTGTCGCTCGGGATTCCGGGCGATGCGACGACAGCGCTGCTGATCGGTGCCTTCACCCTGCAAGGCGTCCAGGTCGGACCGCTATTCATCGGCAACAACCCGATGACGTGGGATTCGATGATCGTCGCCATGCTGATCGCCAATATTTTCATGTTCGCGATCATGTATTTCGCCATTCGCTGGCTGGCCATGGTCGTGGCGGTGCCGAAACATATCCTGTTCCCGGTCATCCTGATGATGTGCGTGATCGGGGCCTATACGATCAATTACGGCATCATGTTCGATGTCTGGACATTGCTGATCTTCGGCATCTTCGGCTGGCTCATGGTCAAGCTGCGGCTGGAGGTCGCGCCGTTCATCATCGGCTTCATCCTCGGACCCTCGGCAGAGATCTACTTCGTGAAATCGCTGGAAAGCTTCGGCACGCTTGGAATCTTCTTCACGAAAAGCTGGATCGCCATGCTGCTCTGGGTGCTGATCGCGGGATCGGTGATCGGGTCGGCCCTGCTGGCGCGGCGCAAATCGCGCGAGCGCGCAGCCGCCGCCGCGGCGCGCGGGTGA
- a CDS encoding tripartite tricarboxylate transporter TctB family protein, with product MAELLQVTVDFDRSHLIFPTLIGVILMLLGLAIALTHRRAIAGSGGMWSRAFAHMDKARFFGTLALTVIYFLLMVPVGNIWPNTGLGFLICSIPFVALTSILYMHERNGRSLIPAMIVAVVAPTLVWWLFTYVFALTLP from the coding sequence ATGGCCGAACTGCTGCAGGTGACCGTCGATTTCGACAGGTCGCATCTCATCTTTCCGACGCTGATCGGCGTCATCCTGATGCTTCTCGGCCTGGCCATCGCCTTGACCCATCGCCGCGCGATCGCAGGGTCCGGTGGAATGTGGTCGCGGGCTTTCGCGCATATGGACAAGGCCCGTTTCTTCGGCACGCTCGCGCTGACGGTGATCTATTTCCTGCTGATGGTGCCGGTCGGAAATATCTGGCCGAATACGGGGCTGGGCTTCCTGATCTGCTCCATCCCCTTCGTCGCGTTGACAAGCATCCTCTACATGCACGAACGCAACGGGCGAAGCCTGATTCCGGCAATGATCGTCGCGGTCGTCGCACCGACGCTGGTCTGGTGGCTTTTCACCTATGTCTTCGCGCTGACCCTGCCATAA